The following are encoded together in the Bifidobacteriaceae bacterium genome:
- a CDS encoding ABC transporter ATP-binding protein translates to MISLSASDSAKPAQPPAVSVQDLSITYRTTFEKVPTLKSAVVRLGRGERAVREVHALQNLSFDVPVGTALGVIGANGAGKSTLVRAVAGILAPSSGRIEVRGRISSLLALGVGFNYKLTGRENVVLGGLAQGMSRAQVAERAEAIAEFADIGEFMDMPLTTYSSGMATRLAFAVGVHMDPDILMIDEALSAGDAQFKVKAAKKMEELMQSARAMFLVSHALGSIRDMCDDCIWIHKGKLMLHADPQTCIDAYTKFIQVGENAFTMDDL, encoded by the coding sequence GTGATTTCGCTGTCCGCATCTGACTCGGCCAAACCCGCCCAGCCGCCGGCGGTCTCCGTTCAGGATCTGTCGATCACCTACCGCACCACGTTCGAGAAGGTGCCCACTCTGAAGAGCGCCGTGGTCCGGCTGGGCAGGGGCGAGCGGGCCGTGCGGGAGGTCCACGCCCTCCAGAACTTGAGCTTCGACGTGCCCGTGGGCACCGCGCTGGGAGTGATCGGCGCCAACGGGGCTGGGAAGTCGACTCTGGTCAGGGCCGTGGCCGGCATCCTGGCGCCGTCGTCGGGCCGGATCGAGGTGCGCGGCCGGATCAGCTCGCTCCTGGCCCTTGGGGTCGGCTTCAACTACAAGCTGACCGGCCGGGAGAACGTGGTCCTGGGCGGCCTGGCCCAAGGCATGAGCCGCGCCCAGGTCGCCGAACGGGCGGAGGCCATCGCCGAGTTCGCGGATATCGGCGAGTTCATGGACATGCCGCTGACCACCTACTCTTCCGGGATGGCCACGCGCCTCGCCTTCGCCGTTGGCGTCCACATGGACCCGGACATCCTGATGATCGACGAGGCCCTGTCCGCCGGCGACGCCCAATTCAAGGTCAAAGCCGCCAAGAAGATGGAAGAGCTGATGCAGTCGGCCCGTGCCATGTTCCTGGTGTCCCACGCGCTCGGGTCGATCCGGGACATGTGCGACGACTGCATCTGGATCCACAAGGGCAAGCTGATGCTCCACGCCGACCCCCAGACCTGCATCGACGCCTACACCAAGTTCATCCAGGTGGGGGAGAACGCCTTCACCATGGACGACCTGTGA
- a CDS encoding Ig-like domain-containing protein, whose amino-acid sequence MDTGAPEAEWGRQTVIIEATDAFGYPPSEGDFDLEAADTDPWDGDGLDFSWPECTEEDPYTYECLSGRWEAQVYSAYPGYRHLVATGSSYSEQATLVNADYRPYTVLWAPFTAVAGASAAASTLVVEPSTPRDFPDDPEDQPDGTPDAITPSEQYNAVVTSWSEDRASRVPNVEVQLTLSGDHCDAEFTESHNRSLTKDTSDVGRLEALIQGDEGTCELTATIAGAAVGGSPKTLTWEAGSAPRIDPDHADTWFTVSDALVPTDDTTTGAITVQLYGTDGAPFAGAADGLTPRLVSGPEGASLSFGPAFTEGAPGVYTTTFRGDVPGSYVIAVTAGNDPVAGGGGFELKLRPADGNDVARLAHRGVVDPSRSWLIAPDVATAVANAHQPLTVAARLNDAFGDPVTSGSVSFQMPYSLTAVGGTSGWATAPVGTDGSASIQVTAWSATNQTGGVTLASPQGVATVKNAAETQVVASDGTVRLTFTAQTVDPGRSYYDIPTARNGATVVANGFSPHTFELHLLDAEGYPMADAAGTVYYTFSCDSGASGNGDLGYHAALEDGVVRWQVTSLEPCTYLLQAETWLLNDRIPDPPAPVTFRAAPAVASASTLSTPYTATEANGVAQALVRAELKDAQGVLTAEGSAVFAVPAGVTAKTEAGDLAGGDGVTVTVPAGDGRHGTPLGVAYLYLVSTTPGAYNVTATLNGEPITTGSPAVVSFVAPTPVAAKSSWTVQPTGATPVPADGAGSYTAVVTVRDADSVPVPGAAVTFDVPSAVAIDPAGPYAAGQSGQVTVEFTSLIAGDYTVNALVDGRNVAVADQTIAFGQAPAGPAVAGRSGLVEPDEPGQATGSDELVVEAQLRDAQGSLTPNGSAVFALPEGLTAKTADGDVRGGAGVTVTVPAGDGAGGGAVGIARLAVVSDRSGTFEVTATVGPEPIVTGSPAHVVFARPWASAADSVLDVPTMDGTAGQAKQVATEFHTPRVTVKNADGGPYTQGQQSVVFSYRAVGQDSWLTGATAQTDPATGVAVWNSFTVDQAGWYEVKAALGASQVGGPDAVALAVFKAGPAAVAQSEFATSGGLAEPDGQATHWARVTVLDSRGNAVQDEPVAFALPDGGAARFTGTPCQPYTCTLVSSELGVARVEIVADSPVIAQITALVGAGPAWSAQLEFGAQPGGVALASASSWTVTPTGPLTADGQEHYTATVTARNAGGGEVPNTEVVFGHSPQLTIAPAQGPYVTGPDGTVSVTFTSISANYGADGWAANAQIGGEKIGQGDRLLRFSPGSAEGDNSELVAPGDTAPADGLTELTVGALLRDARGNPTPGATAFFHVPSGVVAKTAAGDKAGPDDVPVTADPSETNPNRRGLAEIKLVSSSAAVYQLTAEVGGQPVKLNSPASVEFTQLAQPQQWSAEESEFTVPTMLDVPPAKQVVAESHTLRAVLRDASGDPYVRESLPVVFSYRLSLGSGAWTALAPVASDPATGVAELAGFTVEQAGTYLLKAEVGGVQFPSPDADYGATAQFVAGDAVAAVFTASTGAIASNGQAAHWAKLAVADAYGNPVGGAPTVFTLPSSGPARFSSVGCDPHRCEVETSQLGAAQVEVVSGSAVTAQVRAWLGEDVGLPAGSADLKFAPGSAVASASSWSVDPDGQAVVADGTAPFTVTVTARDADGSLVPGAGVSFALPGAIQITEPGPYSTGLDGTLTVHLTSTAADVYHGVKALIGTASIAPADRTLEFKAGPAIAGQSRLVGPPAPGTAPTDGATELVVQAELRDANTNLAPDGIAVFAVPEGVTAKTAGGDVAGGAGVTVSVPAGTAGGALGVAQLRLVSKRPGTFNVTASVDGVQIANGSPATVEFTGFGYDPARSDFEMTSNADNPPAKAVGTEFHRARVVLRDSAGEVYTGVAVPVTFSYSHESPTGPFTTGATVSANPADGTALWDGFTVETAGVYYVKAATPAGGVPDDQTVLSVEFAAGPASAAHSLLTASQDAVEPGSGLHWAKAALRDAYGNIITSTPVVFTLPAGGPAHFHGGPCDGQTTCPAETGPDGAALVEIGSASEVTAALRALVDGDLIGERQLEFKTTAPPPTWDGTASWIEPIPGAGVVGGADAGAVAHLVDASGSPFLGSLPVSFYYRLADTGAWVFAATVDSAAGVATWSGFGVTRSGNYQVRAEVAGEPLGGLAALVFAPGPVDPAASLATLTVGGGPAAPDGAAQVPVTMATVDSYGNPVPGTPAQFELAYADPSGALFPSGSTVWSGASGADGLVTTVVTSVVDGAYPVRAEVGGVSSTPPYPVAVFAANPVDPARSQFAVAPAATNASPSRVVADGTDAYTVAIILRDAGGAPLGGASGVVSAAPLSAPGASAWSTPFTADASGTASVPVTALAPGSYRISVSVAGQPVATIPGGTQTTVDVLYTAGPPAFGPGLTRLAGQSGEAEADGLATRTVTAYVVDAGGYPVEGEHVVFTIPAGVSAGLVPGPAEVTATTGQDGTADLALTSQIAGAYEVTARVGGSDILGGSPAVVRFADRTAPNGVEPVPSDGTVLAGTGAEPGNQVTVVDANGSALCAATAGPDGAWSCTLAPSGSEGDLVEVVELDPAGNQATTPWRIGVPELTLSATQFEPGDGAAVTGVNFQPGETVAGTMRSTPVSLGAAQADQDGRLRLDWTIPADAEPGAHQVELVGQQSGTWIVSFEVSAPGEPTPTASGSPTESGSPTESGAPTESGSPTESGGPTGSAAPTSGQSPTGTGGGLPITGTASGGIAVLALAATLAGLALVLAAARRRVRD is encoded by the coding sequence GCCGTCCACGCCGCGCGACTTCCCGGACGATCCGGAGGACCAGCCGGACGGCACGCCGGACGCCATCACGCCAAGCGAGCAATACAACGCCGTTGTGACTTCCTGGTCCGAGGACCGGGCCAGCCGCGTGCCCAACGTGGAGGTCCAATTGACCTTGAGCGGCGACCACTGCGACGCGGAGTTCACGGAGAGCCATAACCGGTCTTTGACCAAAGACACCTCCGACGTCGGCCGTTTGGAGGCCCTCATCCAGGGCGACGAGGGGACCTGTGAACTGACCGCGACCATTGCCGGCGCCGCCGTGGGCGGCTCGCCCAAGACTCTGACCTGGGAAGCGGGTAGCGCACCCAGGATCGACCCGGATCACGCCGACACGTGGTTCACCGTGTCGGACGCCTTGGTTCCAACTGACGACACGACCACCGGCGCCATCACCGTTCAGCTCTACGGGACCGACGGGGCGCCGTTCGCCGGCGCGGCGGATGGCTTGACGCCCCGGTTGGTGTCCGGACCGGAGGGCGCCAGCCTGAGCTTTGGCCCCGCGTTCACCGAAGGCGCCCCGGGGGTCTACACCACCACCTTCCGAGGCGATGTGCCCGGAAGCTACGTGATCGCCGTGACGGCCGGGAACGACCCGGTCGCGGGCGGCGGCGGTTTCGAGTTGAAGCTCCGGCCAGCTGACGGCAACGACGTGGCGCGCCTCGCGCACCGCGGCGTAGTCGACCCGTCGCGCTCTTGGCTGATCGCGCCTGACGTGGCGACCGCCGTGGCCAACGCCCACCAGCCGCTGACCGTGGCGGCCCGGTTGAACGACGCCTTCGGGGATCCGGTGACCAGTGGCTCGGTCAGCTTCCAAATGCCGTACTCGCTCACAGCGGTCGGCGGGACCAGCGGCTGGGCCACGGCGCCGGTGGGCACCGACGGCTCGGCTTCCATCCAAGTGACCGCCTGGAGCGCGACCAATCAGACCGGCGGGGTGACCCTCGCCTCCCCGCAGGGCGTGGCGACTGTCAAGAACGCCGCGGAAACCCAGGTGGTCGCCTCGGACGGGACGGTGCGCCTGACCTTCACGGCCCAAACGGTCGACCCGGGCCGGTCGTATTACGACATCCCCACGGCCAGGAACGGCGCCACGGTGGTGGCCAACGGTTTCAGCCCGCACACGTTTGAGCTCCATTTGCTCGATGCCGAGGGCTACCCCATGGCGGACGCCGCCGGCACTGTCTATTACACCTTCAGCTGCGACAGCGGCGCTTCCGGCAACGGCGACTTGGGCTACCACGCGGCCCTGGAGGATGGCGTGGTCCGCTGGCAAGTCACGTCTCTAGAGCCGTGCACCTATCTGCTGCAAGCCGAGACTTGGCTCTTGAACGATCGGATCCCCGACCCGCCCGCGCCCGTGACCTTCCGGGCGGCCCCGGCGGTCGCCTCGGCTTCGACGCTCAGCACTCCGTACACGGCGACCGAGGCCAACGGCGTGGCTCAGGCGCTGGTCCGGGCCGAGCTGAAAGACGCGCAGGGCGTTCTCACCGCCGAGGGCAGCGCCGTGTTCGCGGTGCCCGCCGGAGTCACAGCCAAGACCGAGGCCGGCGACCTGGCCGGCGGCGATGGCGTCACAGTGACTGTGCCCGCCGGCGACGGAAGGCACGGCACGCCGCTGGGAGTCGCCTATCTGTATCTGGTCTCCACCACACCGGGGGCGTACAACGTGACCGCGACGCTGAACGGCGAGCCGATCACCACCGGCTCGCCCGCCGTTGTCTCATTCGTGGCGCCCACCCCGGTCGCGGCGAAGTCCTCGTGGACTGTCCAGCCGACCGGGGCGACCCCGGTCCCGGCCGACGGCGCGGGGTCCTACACGGCCGTGGTGACCGTCCGGGACGCCGATTCCGTGCCGGTGCCGGGGGCGGCCGTCACGTTCGACGTGCCGTCGGCGGTGGCGATCGACCCGGCGGGGCCGTACGCGGCTGGACAGAGCGGACAGGTGACGGTCGAATTCACTTCCCTAATCGCAGGCGACTACACCGTCAACGCGCTGGTCGACGGGCGGAACGTGGCTGTGGCAGACCAAACGATCGCGTTTGGGCAGGCCCCTGCGGGGCCAGCCGTGGCGGGCCGATCCGGCTTGGTCGAGCCGGACGAGCCGGGGCAGGCCACCGGCTCGGACGAGTTGGTGGTTGAGGCGCAACTGCGGGACGCGCAAGGGTCCTTGACGCCGAACGGGTCGGCGGTGTTCGCGCTCCCGGAGGGTTTGACGGCCAAGACCGCGGACGGCGACGTGCGGGGCGGCGCCGGCGTGACCGTGACCGTGCCGGCCGGAGACGGGGCTGGCGGCGGCGCGGTCGGGATCGCCCGGCTGGCCGTGGTCTCGGACCGGTCAGGCACCTTCGAGGTGACCGCGACTGTCGGCCCAGAGCCCATCGTCACGGGCTCGCCGGCTCATGTCGTGTTCGCAAGACCGTGGGCCTCGGCCGCAGACTCGGTGCTGGACGTCCCGACCATGGACGGCACGGCAGGCCAGGCCAAACAGGTGGCCACCGAGTTCCACACTCCCCGTGTGACGGTGAAAAACGCCGACGGCGGCCCGTACACGCAGGGTCAGCAGTCCGTGGTGTTCAGTTACCGGGCCGTGGGCCAGGACTCGTGGCTGACCGGCGCGACAGCGCAGACGGACCCCGCCACGGGGGTCGCCGTGTGGAATTCGTTCACAGTCGACCAAGCGGGCTGGTATGAGGTGAAAGCCGCCCTCGGCGCGAGCCAAGTCGGCGGCCCGGACGCGGTCGCGCTGGCGGTGTTCAAGGCCGGTCCGGCGGCGGTGGCGCAAAGCGAGTTCGCCACGTCCGGCGGTTTGGCGGAGCCCGACGGTCAGGCTACCCATTGGGCGCGGGTGACCGTCCTCGATTCGCGCGGCAACGCAGTCCAGGACGAGCCGGTGGCCTTCGCCTTGCCGGACGGCGGCGCGGCGCGCTTCACCGGAACCCCGTGCCAGCCGTACACCTGCACTCTGGTCTCCTCCGAATTGGGCGTGGCCAGAGTCGAAATTGTCGCGGACAGCCCGGTGATCGCACAGATCACGGCGTTGGTGGGCGCGGGACCGGCCTGGTCGGCGCAGCTCGAGTTCGGCGCCCAGCCCGGCGGCGTGGCGCTCGCCTCGGCCTCGTCTTGGACGGTCACTCCGACCGGCCCGCTGACGGCGGACGGCCAGGAGCACTACACGGCCACGGTGACGGCCCGCAACGCCGGCGGCGGCGAGGTGCCAAACACCGAGGTCGTGTTCGGCCACTCCCCGCAGTTGACCATCGCCCCGGCCCAGGGCCCTTACGTGACGGGTCCGGATGGGACCGTGTCCGTCACCTTCACCAGCATCTCGGCCAATTACGGCGCGGACGGCTGGGCGGCGAACGCCCAAATCGGCGGGGAAAAGATTGGGCAGGGTGACCGGCTCCTGCGCTTCAGCCCCGGGTCTGCCGAAGGCGACAACTCGGAGTTGGTGGCGCCTGGAGACACCGCGCCAGCCGACGGCCTGACCGAGTTGACTGTGGGCGCGCTCCTCCGCGACGCGCGGGGCAACCCGACCCCGGGCGCCACCGCGTTCTTCCACGTCCCGTCCGGAGTGGTCGCCAAGACCGCCGCCGGCGACAAGGCGGGCCCCGACGACGTGCCGGTCACAGCCGATCCGTCTGAAACCAACCCGAACCGGCGCGGCCTGGCCGAAATCAAGCTGGTGTCCTCCAGCGCGGCCGTCTACCAGCTCACGGCCGAGGTGGGCGGCCAGCCGGTCAAATTGAACTCGCCCGCGTCGGTGGAGTTCACCCAGTTGGCGCAGCCGCAGCAATGGTCGGCCGAGGAGTCCGAGTTCACGGTCCCCACCATGTTGGACGTGCCGCCGGCCAAGCAGGTCGTTGCCGAGTCGCACACTTTGCGGGCGGTGCTCCGCGACGCGAGCGGGGACCCGTATGTGCGCGAGTCCTTGCCGGTGGTGTTCTCCTACCGGCTGTCACTTGGCTCCGGCGCCTGGACCGCGTTGGCGCCGGTCGCCTCCGACCCGGCGACGGGCGTGGCCGAACTGGCCGGGTTCACCGTTGAACAAGCGGGAACCTACCTGCTCAAGGCCGAGGTCGGCGGGGTCCAGTTCCCAAGCCCGGACGCGGACTACGGCGCGACGGCTCAGTTCGTGGCCGGCGATGCCGTGGCGGCCGTGTTTACGGCATCGACCGGCGCCATCGCCTCGAACGGGCAGGCGGCCCACTGGGCCAAGCTGGCCGTCGCAGACGCGTACGGCAACCCGGTGGGCGGAGCTCCCACCGTCTTCACCCTGCCCAGTTCCGGACCGGCCCGGTTCTCGAGCGTGGGCTGCGACCCGCACCGGTGCGAGGTGGAGACCTCGCAACTCGGAGCTGCCCAAGTCGAGGTGGTGTCCGGCTCGGCGGTCACCGCACAGGTCAGAGCCTGGTTGGGCGAAGACGTGGGCCTGCCGGCCGGCTCGGCGGACTTGAAGTTCGCCCCCGGCTCGGCCGTCGCGTCCGCGTCGTCTTGGAGCGTGGACCCGGACGGCCAGGCGGTCGTGGCCGACGGGACGGCACCGTTCACGGTGACGGTCACGGCGCGGGACGCCGATGGATCGCTGGTCCCGGGCGCGGGCGTGAGTTTCGCGTTGCCGGGAGCGATCCAAATCACCGAGCCGGGGCCCTATTCGACGGGGTTGGACGGCACTTTGACGGTCCATCTGACCTCCACGGCCGCAGACGTCTATCACGGGGTCAAAGCGCTGATCGGAACGGCTAGCATTGCGCCCGCGGACCGGACCCTCGAATTCAAGGCCGGCCCGGCCATCGCGGGCCAGTCCCGGCTGGTCGGTCCGCCCGCTCCGGGGACCGCCCCGACCGACGGGGCGACGGAACTGGTGGTCCAGGCGGAGTTGAGAGACGCCAACACCAACCTGGCGCCTGACGGGATCGCGGTCTTCGCGGTGCCGGAGGGCGTCACCGCGAAGACCGCCGGCGGCGATGTGGCGGGCGGCGCGGGCGTGACCGTCTCGGTTCCGGCCGGCACGGCGGGAGGGGCGTTGGGGGTGGCCCAGTTGCGGCTGGTCTCCAAGCGCCCGGGCACGTTCAACGTCACCGCTTCGGTGGATGGCGTCCAGATCGCAAACGGGTCCCCGGCCACGGTGGAGTTCACCGGTTTCGGCTACGACCCGGCCCGCTCTGACTTTGAGATGACGTCCAACGCGGACAACCCGCCGGCCAAGGCGGTCGGCACGGAGTTCCACCGGGCGCGGGTCGTCCTGCGGGACTCCGCCGGGGAGGTCTACACCGGGGTCGCCGTGCCAGTCACTTTCTCCTACAGCCACGAAAGCCCCACCGGTCCGTTCACCACGGGAGCCACCGTTTCGGCGAACCCCGCGGACGGGACCGCCTTGTGGGACGGCTTCACCGTCGAGACGGCCGGCGTGTACTACGTCAAGGCCGCCACACCCGCCGGTGGCGTTCCCGACGACCAGACGGTCCTGTCGGTCGAATTCGCAGCCGGGCCCGCCTCTGCGGCGCACAGCCTGCTGACGGCCTCCCAGGACGCGGTCGAGCCGGGCAGCGGCCTGCATTGGGCTAAAGCCGCCCTGCGGGACGCCTACGGCAACATCATCACCAGCACGCCGGTCGTTTTCACGCTGCCGGCGGGTGGCCCGGCCCACTTCCACGGCGGCCCCTGCGACGGTCAAACCACCTGCCCGGCGGAAACCGGCCCCGACGGCGCCGCTCTCGTCGAGATCGGCTCCGCGTCTGAGGTGACCGCCGCCCTCAGAGCGCTGGTGGACGGCGATCTGATCGGCGAGAGGCAACTGGAGTTCAAGACCACGGCTCCGCCCCCGACATGGGACGGGACCGCCTCGTGGATCGAGCCGATTCCGGGCGCCGGCGTTGTGGGCGGCGCCGACGCGGGGGCGGTGGCCCACCTGGTCGACGCGTCCGGGAGCCCGTTCCTGGGCAGCTTGCCGGTGAGCTTCTACTACCGCCTGGCCGACACCGGGGCCTGGGTGTTCGCGGCGACTGTCGACTCGGCGGCCGGAGTCGCCACCTGGTCGGGATTCGGCGTGACCAGGTCAGGCAACTACCAAGTGCGGGCCGAAGTCGCCGGCGAACCGCTGGGCGGCCTGGCCGCGTTGGTGTTCGCGCCCGGACCAGTCGACCCGGCGGCGTCTTTGGCGACTTTGACGGTGGGCGGCGGTCCCGCCGCCCCCGACGGCGCGGCCCAAGTGCCGGTCACCATGGCGACGGTCGACTCCTACGGGAATCCGGTGCCGGGAACGCCCGCCCAGTTCGAGTTGGCGTACGCGGACCCCAGTGGGGCGCTCTTCCCGAGCGGTTCGACCGTCTGGTCTGGCGCCTCTGGGGCTGACGGACTGGTCACAACGGTGGTCACATCGGTTGTGGACGGGGCTTACCCGGTGCGCGCCGAAGTCGGCGGAGTGTCCTCGACGCCGCCCTATCCGGTGGCGGTGTTCGCGGCGAACCCGGTCGATCCGGCCCGCTCCCAGTTCGCCGTGGCGCCGGCCGCGACCAACGCCTCCCCAAGCAGGGTGGTGGCTGACGGAACCGACGCCTACACGGTGGCCATAATCCTCAGGGACGCCGGCGGCGCCCCGCTGGGTGGCGCCTCCGGGGTCGTCTCGGCTGCGCCCTTGAGCGCGCCCGGCGCCTCGGCCTGGTCCACGCCGTTCACGGCCGACGCGTCCGGGACGGCCAGCGTGCCGGTGACGGCCCTGGCGCCCGGCAGCTACAGGATCAGCGTCTCAGTGGCGGGCCAGCCCGTGGCCACCATCCCAGGCGGGACGCAAACCACCGTGGACGTGTTGTACACCGCCGGTCCCCCGGCGTTCGGCCCCGGCCTGACCAGGTTGGCAGGCCAATCTGGCGAAGCCGAGGCGGACGGCTTGGCGACCCGCACGGTCACCGCGTACGTGGTCGACGCGGGCGGCTACCCCGTGGAGGGCGAACACGTCGTGTTCACCATCCCCGCCGGTGTGTCCGCCGGGCTGGTCCCAGGGCCCGCCGAAGTGACGGCGACAACCGGTCAGGACGGCACCGCCGACCTGGCGTTGACCAGCCAAATCGCGGGCGCCTATGAGGTCACCGCGAGGGTGGGTGGTAGCGACATCCTGGGCGGGTCTCCCGCGGTGGTCCGGTTCGCGGACCGCACCGCGCCCAACGGAGTCGAACCGGTTCCGTCCGACGGGACGGTCCTTGCCGGAACCGGGGCCGAACCCGGCAACCAGGTCACCGTGGTGGACGCAAACGGCAGCGCGCTGTGCGCGGCCACCGCCGGACCGGACGGCGCGTGGTCTTGCACGCTGGCGCCCAGCGGCAGCGAAGGCGACCTGGTGGAAGTAGTGGAACTCGACCCGGCGGGCAACCAGGCCACGACCCCATGGCGAATCGGCGTGCCGGAATTGACTCTGTCCGCCACCCAGTTCGAACCCGGAGACGGCGCGGCCGTGACGGGTGTCAACTTCCAGCCTGGCGAGACCGTCGCCGGAACCATGCGCTCCACCCCGGTCAGCCTTGGCGCCGCCCAGGCCGACCAGGACGGGCGCCTCCGCCTCGATTGGACCATCCCCGCCGACGCGGAGCCTGGAGCCCATCAAGTCGAACTGGTCGGCCAACAGTCTGGGACGTGGATCGTTTCGTTTGAGGTCTCGGCCCCCGGCGAACCCACGCCCACGGCGTCTGGCAGTCCGACGGAGTCTGGCAGTCCCACCGAATCGGGCGCCCCCACCGAGTCTGGCAGTCCCACCGAGTCTGGCGGCCCAACCGGCTCGGCGGCCCCGACCAGCGGTCAGTCGCCGACTGGCACCGGCGGCGGTCTGCCGATCACGGGAACCGCCTCTGGCGGCATCGCGGTCCTCGCCCTCGCCGCCACACTGGCCGGGCTGGCTCTTGTGCTGGCAGCGGCACGCCGCCGCGTCCGGGACTAA